The proteins below are encoded in one region of Streptomyces roseirectus:
- a CDS encoding MFS transporter, translating to MPLALLALAIGAFGIGTTEFVMMGLLPDVADDLGVSVPSAGHLVSAYALGVVIGAPLLAAVTSRMSRRAVLIGLMVLFVAGNALSAFAPGYDSLLVARFLSGLPHGAFFGVGAVVATNLVAPERKARSVSLMFLGLTIANVAGVPVATLVGQHLGWRATFLGVSVIGLAAIASLAVLIPHDRQRPTAGGGLRGELAALRSLPVWLALGTTVAGFGALFSAYSYVTPMLTDSAGFAEASVTLLLALFGVGATVGNLVGGRLADHSLRKTLFGGMASLAAVLALFPVLMSAQWSAALAVTLLGVAAFVTGSPLQLMVMEKAATAPSLASSANQAAFNLANAGGAWIGGLTLAAGFGVTSPAVSGAMLAVLGLGVAGVAYVVDVRRGSSVGRERIVAGHVPERVEAVQH from the coding sequence ATGCCCCTCGCCCTGCTCGCCCTCGCCATCGGCGCGTTCGGCATCGGCACCACCGAGTTCGTGATGATGGGCCTGCTGCCCGACGTCGCCGACGACCTCGGCGTCTCCGTCCCCAGCGCCGGTCACCTGGTCTCCGCGTACGCGCTCGGCGTCGTCATCGGCGCTCCGCTGCTCGCGGCGGTCACCTCGCGGATGTCGCGCCGCGCGGTGCTGATCGGGCTCATGGTCCTCTTCGTCGCCGGCAACGCGCTGTCCGCGTTCGCGCCGGGGTACGACTCGCTGCTCGTCGCGCGGTTCCTCAGCGGGCTGCCGCACGGGGCGTTCTTCGGCGTCGGCGCCGTCGTCGCGACGAACCTCGTCGCGCCCGAGCGCAAGGCCCGTTCCGTGTCGCTGATGTTCCTGGGGCTCACCATCGCGAACGTCGCCGGGGTGCCCGTCGCCACGCTCGTCGGGCAGCACCTCGGCTGGCGGGCCACGTTCCTCGGGGTCAGCGTGATCGGGCTCGCGGCGATCGCGTCGCTCGCGGTGCTCATCCCCCACGACCGTCAGCGGCCGACCGCCGGGGGCGGGCTGCGGGGTGAGCTCGCCGCGCTCAGGTCCCTCCCCGTCTGGCTCGCCCTCGGAACGACCGTCGCCGGGTTCGGGGCGCTGTTCTCCGCGTACAGCTATGTCACGCCGATGCTGACGGACTCCGCCGGGTTCGCCGAGGCCAGTGTGACGCTGCTGCTGGCGCTGTTCGGGGTCGGGGCGACGGTGGGGAACCTGGTGGGCGGACGGCTCGCGGACCACTCCCTGCGCAAGACCCTCTTCGGCGGGATGGCCTCGCTGGCCGCCGTCCTCGCTCTCTTCCCGGTGCTGATGTCGGCCCAGTGGAGTGCGGCGCTCGCGGTGACGCTGCTCGGGGTCGCCGCGTTCGTCACCGGCTCGCCGCTCCAGCTGATGGTCATGGAGAAGGCGGCCACGGCACCCTCCCTCGCCTCCTCCGCCAACCAGGCCGCCTTCAACCTCGCGAATGCCGGCGGCGCTTGGATCGGGGGTCTCACCCTCGCCGCGGGCTTCGGGGTCACGTCGCCGGCGGTCTCGGGGGCGATGCTGGCGGTGCTGGGGCTGGGGGTTGCCGGGGTCGCGTATGTGGTGGATGTGCGGCGGGGGTCTTCGGTCGGGCGCGAGCGGATCGTGGCTGGGCATGTGCCGGAGCGGGTGGAGGCTGTGCAGCACTGA
- a CDS encoding endonuclease/exonuclease/phosphatase family protein encodes MAQQAYLTETADGGPGPERRGNRIRRLASRFTSGWRGDRRIWRRGIILAVVAVILAGVMAFHSHIPNRYGNLGSLTETFLPWLGVFVPVLLVLALVRRSATALIAAVLPVAVWLNLFGGLVLDRGSAGGDLTVATHNVNADNADPAGTARDVAAAGADVLALEELKASAVSTYTKALAPTYRYHAVQGTVGLWSKYPISQVSAVDIKLGWTRAMRATVATPEGEVAFFVAHLPSVRVKLEAGFTARQRDKSADALGEAISDERLPRKILLGDLNGTMNDRSLNAVTSQMRSTQGASGNGFGFSWPASFPMARIDQIMVQGVEPVSSWTLPKTPSDHLPVAARVDLTKE; translated from the coding sequence ATGGCGCAGCAGGCGTACTTGACGGAGACGGCGGACGGCGGGCCTGGGCCCGAACGTCGGGGAAACCGGATCCGGCGCCTGGCGAGCCGCTTCACCTCGGGGTGGCGCGGGGACCGGCGGATCTGGCGCCGGGGCATCATCCTCGCGGTGGTCGCGGTGATCCTCGCGGGCGTCATGGCGTTCCACTCCCACATCCCCAACCGGTACGGCAACCTCGGCAGCCTCACGGAGACGTTCCTGCCCTGGCTCGGGGTGTTCGTGCCGGTGCTGCTGGTGCTGGCGCTGGTGCGCAGGTCGGCGACGGCGCTGATCGCCGCCGTCCTGCCGGTCGCGGTGTGGCTGAACCTCTTCGGCGGGCTCGTGCTCGACCGCGGCAGCGCGGGCGGTGACCTGACGGTCGCCACGCACAACGTCAACGCGGACAACGCGGACCCGGCGGGCACGGCGCGGGACGTCGCGGCGGCGGGGGCGGACGTCCTGGCGCTTGAGGAGTTGAAGGCGTCGGCGGTGTCGACGTACACGAAGGCGCTCGCGCCGACGTACCGGTACCACGCGGTGCAGGGCACGGTGGGGCTGTGGAGCAAGTATCCGATCAGTCAAGTGTCCGCCGTGGACATCAAGTTGGGGTGGACGCGGGCGATGCGGGCGACGGTGGCCACGCCCGAGGGCGAGGTCGCGTTCTTCGTCGCGCACCTGCCGTCCGTGCGGGTCAAGCTGGAGGCCGGGTTCACGGCGCGGCAGCGGGACAAGAGCGCCGACGCGCTCGGGGAGGCGATCTCCGACGAGCGGCTGCCGCGCAAGATCCTGCTGGGGGATCTCAACGGGACCATGAACGACCGGTCGCTCAACGCGGTGACGTCCCAGATGCGGTCCACGCAGGGGGCCTCGGGCAACGGGTTCGGGTTCAGCTGGCCGGCGTCGTTCCCGATGGCCCGGATCGACCAGATCATGGTGCAGGGGGTGGAGCCGGTGTCGTCGTGGACGCTGCCGAAGACGCCGAGTGATCATCTGCCGGTGGCGGCGCGGGTGGATCTGACGAAGGAATAG
- a CDS encoding TetR/AcrR family transcriptional regulator produces the protein MTTDTDQAPPPRGRPRSEAVERAIIDGTMKLLEDGVSIAELSIERIARTAGVGKAAIYRRWTNKEELLVDVIRTTEPADPPLPGTSMRDDLVALLEALRRRGLANRSSALLYSVHAQMKSSPKLWAFYHGVVIEPRRRLALDVLRRGQRDGDLRADLDLDLLNDLFVGPLLVRAILRPDADLPEGLPEHVVDTLLEGLRPVSSPEKKPESDPHTATRPAGPR, from the coding sequence ATGACGACTGACACGGACCAAGCCCCCCCACCTCGCGGGCGACCCCGCAGTGAAGCGGTCGAGCGGGCCATCATCGACGGCACGATGAAGCTCCTGGAGGACGGCGTCTCCATCGCCGAGCTGTCCATCGAGCGCATCGCCCGCACCGCCGGCGTCGGCAAGGCGGCGATCTACCGCCGCTGGACCAACAAGGAGGAACTGCTGGTCGACGTGATCCGGACGACGGAGCCGGCGGACCCCCCGCTCCCCGGCACGTCGATGCGTGACGACCTGGTGGCCCTGCTGGAGGCGCTGCGCAGGAGGGGGCTGGCGAACCGGTCCTCGGCGCTCCTCTACAGCGTGCACGCGCAGATGAAGAGCAGTCCGAAACTGTGGGCGTTCTACCACGGCGTCGTCATCGAGCCCCGGCGCCGGCTGGCCCTCGACGTGCTGCGCCGGGGCCAGCGTGACGGCGACCTGCGCGCCGATCTCGACCTGGACCTGCTCAACGACCTGTTCGTCGGCCCCCTGCTGGTCCGCGCGATCCTGCGCCCCGACGCGGACCTCCCGGAGGGTTTGCCGGAGCACGTCGTGGACACTCTGCTCGAAGGGCTACGACCCGTCAGCTCACCGGAGAAAAAGCCGGAAAGCGACCCGCACACAGCGACACGTCCGGCCGGGCCCCGATGA
- a CDS encoding MFS transporter has translation MTTPTAPPQPHVPEAVHRRRWAILGVLMLSLLIVVLDNSILNVAIKTISTPAPVGLGATQSELEWAINAYTLVFAGLLFSAGLLGDRLGRKRVLLGGLAVFGIGSALAAESGSPAQLIAFRAVMALGAAFVMPATLAVLMNVFEREEQPKAIGIWAGGVGLAIAIGPITGGVLLDHFWWGSVFLINVPIVLVAVALMIWLVPDSRDPNPGRIDPVGVVLSVVGLVLLVYGIIKGGELADFTDPTVLVTIVGGLAVLTAFVVHEKRSDHPSIDIAYFGNKVFSAAIAAIALVFFALMGVTFFSVFYTQSVRGYSPLETGLLMLPLAAAQMVFAPRARLVVERFGNKATTTGGLVVIAGTLVAFATFDRDTPIWLLEVVFFLMGAGMAHIMTPTSVVIMQALPREKAGSASAISNTFRQVGGALGIAVLGSVLSTSYRDGIEGHLGAVPGPLRETAGESIEATLAVASKLGPRGRELVDPANDAFLHAMHVTALWGAGVAAIGAIIVALFLPGKPQPDPEGERHEGELTRNG, from the coding sequence ATGACCACTCCCACCGCACCGCCGCAACCCCACGTACCGGAAGCCGTGCACCGAAGGCGCTGGGCGATCCTCGGCGTCCTCATGCTGAGCCTGCTGATCGTCGTGCTGGACAACTCGATCCTGAACGTCGCCATCAAGACCATCTCGACCCCGGCCCCGGTCGGACTCGGCGCGACGCAGAGCGAGTTGGAGTGGGCGATCAACGCCTACACCCTCGTCTTCGCCGGACTCCTGTTCTCCGCCGGGCTGTTGGGCGACCGGCTCGGCCGCAAGAGGGTGCTCCTCGGCGGCCTCGCGGTGTTCGGCATCGGCTCCGCGCTCGCCGCCGAGTCCGGCTCCCCCGCCCAACTCATCGCGTTCCGCGCGGTGATGGCGCTGGGCGCGGCGTTCGTGATGCCCGCGACACTGGCCGTCCTCATGAACGTCTTCGAGCGCGAGGAGCAGCCCAAGGCGATCGGGATCTGGGCCGGCGGGGTCGGTCTCGCGATCGCCATCGGGCCGATCACGGGCGGGGTGCTGCTGGACCACTTCTGGTGGGGCTCGGTGTTCCTGATCAACGTGCCGATCGTACTCGTCGCGGTGGCGCTGATGATCTGGCTGGTCCCCGACTCCCGCGACCCGAACCCGGGCCGGATCGATCCCGTAGGGGTCGTGCTGTCGGTCGTCGGACTGGTCCTTCTGGTGTACGGGATCATCAAGGGTGGCGAGCTGGCGGACTTCACCGATCCGACGGTGCTGGTGACGATCGTCGGGGGGCTCGCGGTGCTGACCGCCTTCGTGGTGCACGAGAAGCGCAGCGACCACCCGTCGATCGACATCGCGTACTTCGGGAACAAGGTGTTCTCGGCGGCCATCGCGGCCATCGCGCTCGTCTTCTTCGCGCTGATGGGCGTGACGTTCTTCTCGGTGTTCTACACGCAGAGCGTGCGCGGCTACTCCCCGCTGGAGACGGGCCTGCTGATGCTGCCGCTGGCCGCCGCGCAGATGGTCTTCGCGCCGCGCGCCCGGCTGGTCGTCGAGCGGTTCGGCAACAAGGCGACGACGACCGGCGGGCTCGTCGTGATCGCGGGGACGCTGGTGGCGTTCGCCACGTTCGACCGGGACACGCCGATCTGGCTCCTGGAGGTCGTGTTCTTCCTCATGGGCGCCGGCATGGCCCACATCATGACCCCGACGTCCGTCGTCATCATGCAGGCCCTCCCCCGCGAGAAGGCGGGCTCCGCGTCGGCGATCAGCAACACCTTCCGCCAGGTCGGCGGCGCGCTCGGCATCGCCGTCCTCGGCTCGGTCCTCTCGACGTCCTACCGCGACGGCATCGAGGGCCATCTCGGCGCGGTTCCCGGCCCGTTGCGCGAGACGGCGGGCGAGTCCATCGAGGCGACGCTCGCGGTGGCGTCCAAACTCGGGCCACGCGGACGGGAGTTGGTGGACCCTGCCAACGACGCGTTCCTGCACGCGATGCACGTGACGGCCCTGTGGGGAGCGGGAGTCGCGGCGATCGGCGCGATCATCGTCGCCCTGTTCCTGCCGGGAAAGCCGCAGCCGGACCCGGAAGGCGAGCGACACGAGGGCGAGTTGACGAGGAACGGCTGA
- the panB gene encoding 3-methyl-2-oxobutanoate hydroxymethyltransferase: MTQLSAAQNKPSDGSKALYGGKGTRRITVRDIALAKERGEKWPMLTAYDAMTASVFDEAGIPVILVGDSAGNCHLGYETTVPVTLDQMTMLSAAVVRGTTRPLIVGDLPFGSYQEGPVQALRSATRLVKEAGVGAVKLEGGERSHAQIRLLVESGIPVMAHIGLTPQSVHAMGYRVQGRGEEAAAQLLRDAKSVQDAGAFAVVLELVPAALAAEVTRTLHIPTIGIGAGPDTDAQVLVWTDMLGLTPGRVPKFVKQYADLREVMTNAARAYADDVVAGTFPQPEHSVH; encoded by the coding sequence ATGACGCAGCTTTCGGCTGCCCAGAACAAGCCCTCCGACGGCAGCAAAGCGCTGTACGGGGGGAAGGGCACCCGCCGCATCACGGTCCGTGACATCGCCCTCGCCAAGGAGCGCGGCGAGAAGTGGCCCATGCTCACCGCCTACGACGCCATGACCGCGTCCGTCTTCGACGAGGCCGGGATCCCCGTGATCCTCGTCGGCGACTCGGCGGGCAACTGTCACCTGGGCTACGAGACGACCGTCCCCGTCACGCTCGACCAGATGACGATGCTCTCCGCGGCCGTCGTGCGCGGCACGACCCGCCCCCTCATCGTCGGCGACCTCCCCTTCGGCTCCTACCAGGAAGGTCCCGTCCAGGCCCTGCGCTCGGCGACCCGCCTGGTCAAGGAGGCCGGCGTGGGCGCGGTCAAGCTGGAGGGCGGCGAGCGGTCCCACGCCCAGATCCGCCTCCTCGTCGAGTCCGGCATCCCCGTCATGGCCCACATCGGCCTCACCCCCCAGTCCGTCCACGCCATGGGCTACCGCGTCCAGGGCCGAGGCGAAGAAGCCGCCGCCCAACTCCTCCGCGACGCCAAGTCCGTCCAGGACGCCGGCGCCTTCGCCGTGGTCCTCGAACTGGTCCCCGCCGCCCTGGCCGCCGAAGTGACCCGCACCCTCCACATCCCCACCATCGGCATCGGCGCCGGCCCCGACACCGACGCGCAAGTTTTGGTCTGGACCGACATGCTCGGCCTGACCCCCGGCCGCGTCCCCAAGTTCGTCAAGCAGTACGCCGACCTCCGCGAGGTCATGACCAACGCGGCCCGCGCCTACGCGGACGACGTGGTCGCCGGGACGTTCCCCCAGCCGGAACACTCGGTCCACTGA
- a CDS encoding NAD+ synthase, with product MPQLRLALNQIDSRVGDLTGNAEAVLRWTRHSAEQGAHLVAFPEMVLTGYPVEDLALRTSFVEASRAALRTLAARLAEEGFGDLPVVVGYLDRSDTDRPRFGQPAGAPRNAGAVLYGGEVALSYAKHHLPNYGVFDEFRYFVPGDTMPVIRVRGVDVALAICEDLWQDGGRVPAARSAEAGLLLSINASPYERDKDDTRLELVRKRAQEAGCTTAYLAMTGGQDELVFDGDSIVVDASGEVIARAPQFSEGCVVLDLDLPAASADAPVGGVDDGLRIDRVVLTEEPVAPYEATMHGAYAERLDDDEEVYSALVVGLRAYVEKNGFRSVLIGLSGGIDSALVAAIACDAVGAANVYGVSMPSKYSSDHSKDDAAELARRTGLNFRTVPIAPMFDAYMASTELTGLAEENLQSRLRGTLLMAISNQEGHIVLAPGNKSELAVGYSTLYGDSVGAYGPIKDVYKTSIFRLAEWRNRAATERGQTPPIPENSITKPPSAELRPGQVDTDSLPDYPVLDAILDLYVDRDQGADAIIAAGYDPALVTKTLRMVDTAEYKRRQYPPGTKISAKGFGKDRRLPITNGWRESV from the coding sequence GTGCCTCAACTTCGTCTCGCCCTGAACCAGATCGACTCCCGCGTCGGTGACCTCACCGGGAACGCCGAGGCGGTCCTCCGCTGGACCCGGCACTCCGCCGAGCAGGGGGCGCACCTCGTGGCGTTCCCCGAGATGGTGCTGACCGGCTACCCCGTCGAAGACCTCGCGCTGCGCACCTCGTTCGTCGAGGCGTCCCGCGCGGCGCTGCGCACGCTCGCCGCGCGCCTCGCCGAGGAGGGGTTCGGCGACCTCCCGGTCGTCGTCGGCTACCTCGACCGCTCCGACACGGACCGGCCGCGCTTCGGCCAGCCGGCGGGCGCCCCGCGCAACGCGGGCGCGGTCCTGTACGGGGGTGAGGTGGCCCTGTCGTACGCCAAGCACCACCTCCCCAACTACGGCGTCTTCGACGAGTTCCGCTACTTCGTGCCCGGCGACACGATGCCGGTGATCCGGGTGCGCGGGGTGGACGTCGCGCTCGCGATCTGCGAGGACCTGTGGCAGGACGGCGGCCGGGTGCCGGCGGCGCGGTCCGCCGAGGCGGGGCTGCTGCTGTCCATCAACGCCTCGCCCTACGAGCGCGACAAGGACGACACGCGGCTCGAACTCGTCCGCAAGCGCGCGCAGGAGGCCGGCTGCACGACCGCCTACCTCGCGATGACGGGCGGCCAGGACGAGCTGGTCTTCGACGGCGACTCCATCGTGGTCGACGCGAGCGGCGAGGTCATCGCGCGCGCGCCCCAGTTCTCCGAGGGCTGCGTCGTCCTCGACCTCGACCTGCCGGCGGCATCGGCGGACGCGCCTGTGGGTGGGGTGGACGACGGACTGCGCATCGACCGTGTCGTCCTCACCGAGGAGCCCGTCGCCCCGTACGAGGCGACGATGCACGGCGCGTACGCGGAGCGGCTGGACGACGACGAGGAGGTGTACTCGGCGCTGGTCGTCGGGTTGCGCGCGTACGTCGAGAAGAACGGCTTCAGGTCCGTCCTCATCGGCCTCTCCGGCGGCATCGACTCCGCGCTCGTCGCGGCGATCGCCTGCGACGCGGTCGGCGCGGCCAACGTGTACGGCGTCTCCATGCCGTCCAAGTACTCCTCGGACCACTCCAAGGACGACGCCGCCGAGCTGGCCCGGCGGACCGGGCTCAACTTCCGTACGGTGCCGATCGCGCCGATGTTCGACGCGTACATGGCGTCCACCGAGCTGACCGGGCTCGCCGAGGAGAACCTCCAGTCCCGGCTGCGCGGCACCCTCCTCATGGCCATCTCCAACCAGGAGGGCCACATCGTGCTGGCCCCCGGCAACAAGTCGGAACTGGCGGTGGGGTACTCCACCCTCTACGGCGACTCCGTCGGCGCGTACGGTCCCATCAAGGACGTCTACAAGACCTCGATCTTCCGCCTCGCGGAATGGCGCAACCGCGCGGCGACCGAACGCGGCCAAACTCCCCCGATCCCCGAGAACTCCATCACCAAACCCCCCAGCGCCGAACTCCGCCCCGGCCAGGTCGACACGGACTCCCTCCCCGACTACCCCGTCCTCGACGCCATCCTCGACCTCTACGTCGACCGCGACCAGGGCGCCGACGCCATCATCGCCGCCGGCTACGACCCCGCCCTCGTCACCAAAACCCTCCGCATGGTCGACACCGCCGAGTACAAGCGCCGCCAGTACCCCCCGGGCACCAAAATCTCCGCCAAGGGCTTCGGCAAGGACCGCCGCCTCCCGATCACCAACGGCTGGCGGGAATCGGTGTAA
- a CDS encoding S53 family peptidase, translated as MAATLPMIAGALALGVPAAHAADTPARATLAGTKPAWATPRADQGATPDAAQVTARVYLAGRDAQGLAALAKAVSDPASASYGRYLSTRQAQSRFGATPAQVAAVKAWLAQAGLQVTGTTQHYVSVSGDVASAERAFGTQLHDFVKNGRTYRAPAKAATVPASLNGAVLTVTGLDNAPHQATAKDQLPVPSAVFRNAGPFSSYYGSRTASTLPDAYGGKVPYAVQGYTGRQLRAAYGAGAYTGKGVRVAITDAYASPTIAFDAATYAKAHGDARWKTGQLTQVLPKTYTHTTDCKAAGWYGEETLDVEAVHAVAPDAHVTYVGSASCHDDDLLDALNKVVDNHLADIVSNSWGDLESSETPDLAAAYDQTFQLGAVQGIGFYVSSGDDGDEVANSGTKQVDVPASSAWVTAVGGTSLAVGKGDRYLWETGWGTQKAALSADGTSWTDFPGTFNGGAGGGTSKTVPEPFYQRGVVPNALAQANNAAGNRVVPDIAALADPNTGFKVGQTQTFPDGSQRYSEYRIGGTSLAAPVVAAVQALAQQARGGKPIGFANPAIYARYGTRVLHDVTDNPTGTGLAVARVDYKNQYDASEGLLTSVRTLGADSSLSAVKGYDDVTGVGTPAKGYVESYKKK; from the coding sequence ATGGCGGCGACGCTGCCGATGATCGCCGGCGCGCTCGCGCTCGGCGTCCCCGCCGCCCACGCCGCGGACACCCCGGCCCGCGCCACGCTGGCCGGGACCAAGCCGGCCTGGGCCACCCCCCGCGCCGACCAGGGCGCGACCCCGGACGCCGCCCAGGTGACCGCCCGCGTCTACCTCGCCGGCCGCGACGCCCAGGGTCTCGCCGCCCTCGCGAAGGCCGTCTCCGACCCGGCCTCGGCGTCGTACGGCCGGTACCTGAGCACCCGTCAGGCGCAGTCCCGCTTCGGCGCGACCCCGGCCCAAGTGGCCGCCGTCAAGGCGTGGTTGGCCCAGGCCGGTCTCCAAGTCACCGGCACCACCCAGCACTACGTCTCGGTGAGCGGCGATGTCGCCTCCGCCGAGCGGGCGTTCGGGACGCAGCTGCACGACTTCGTGAAGAACGGCCGCACCTACCGCGCCCCCGCGAAGGCGGCCACCGTCCCGGCGAGCCTGAACGGCGCGGTCCTGACCGTCACGGGCCTCGACAACGCGCCCCACCAGGCCACCGCGAAGGACCAACTCCCGGTCCCGTCGGCGGTGTTCAGGAACGCGGGCCCGTTCTCCTCGTACTACGGCTCCCGCACCGCCTCGACCCTGCCGGACGCGTACGGCGGGAAGGTCCCCTACGCCGTACAGGGGTACACCGGCAGGCAGTTGCGCGCCGCGTACGGCGCCGGCGCCTACACCGGCAAGGGCGTGCGCGTCGCCATCACCGACGCCTACGCCTCCCCGACGATCGCCTTCGACGCGGCGACCTACGCCAAGGCGCACGGCGACGCGCGCTGGAAGACCGGCCAGCTCACGCAGGTGCTGCCGAAGACGTACACGCACACCACCGACTGCAAGGCGGCCGGCTGGTACGGCGAGGAGACGCTGGACGTCGAGGCCGTGCACGCGGTCGCGCCGGACGCGCACGTCACCTACGTCGGCTCCGCGTCCTGCCACGACGACGACCTGCTCGACGCGCTGAACAAGGTCGTCGACAACCACCTCGCCGACATCGTCTCCAACTCCTGGGGCGACCTGGAGTCCAGCGAGACGCCGGACCTCGCGGCGGCCTACGACCAGACGTTCCAGCTCGGCGCGGTCCAGGGCATCGGCTTCTACGTCTCCTCCGGGGACGACGGCGACGAGGTCGCCAACTCCGGCACCAAGCAGGTCGACGTCCCCGCGAGCTCCGCGTGGGTGACGGCCGTCGGCGGCACCTCCCTCGCGGTCGGCAAGGGCGACAGGTACCTGTGGGAGACCGGCTGGGGCACCCAGAAGGCGGCCCTGTCGGCGGACGGCACGAGCTGGACGGACTTCCCGGGCACGTTCAACGGCGGCGCGGGCGGCGGCACCAGCAAGACCGTCCCCGAGCCCTTCTACCAGCGGGGCGTCGTCCCGAACGCGCTCGCGCAGGCCAACAACGCGGCCGGCAACCGCGTCGTCCCGGACATCGCCGCGCTCGCCGACCCGAACACCGGCTTCAAGGTCGGCCAGACGCAGACGTTCCCGGACGGCTCGCAGCGCTACAGCGAGTACCGCATCGGCGGCACCTCGCTGGCCGCGCCGGTCGTCGCCGCCGTCCAGGCGCTCGCCCAGCAGGCGCGCGGCGGCAAGCCGATCGGCTTCGCGAACCCGGCGATCTACGCCAGGTACGGGACGCGGGTCCTGCACGACGTCACCGACAACCCGACCGGTACCGGGCTCGCCGTCGCCCGCGTCGACTACAAGAACCAGTACGACGCGTCCGAGGGGCTGCTGACGTCCGTCCGCACGCTCGGCGCCGACAGCTCGCTGTCGGCCGTGAAGGGCTACGACGACGTGACCGGGGTGGGCACGCCCGCCAAGGGTTACGTGGAGTCGTACAAGAAGAAGTGA
- a CDS encoding DUF305 domain-containing protein: MRLGAGLVTGAAVTALLAAGGITYAVAQDSGSDSSKTPSADSADAGFARDMAVHHQQAVEMSYIVRDRTTDEEVRRLAYDIAQTQANQRGMLIGWLDLWGLPKVSARAPMTWMGMGGMAEAKDGALMPGMATNTELDKLRSLSGKQAEVFFLQLMTDHHKGGVHMAEGCVSKCAVGVEKRLAQGMVAAQESEIQLMAGMLKERGAAARP, encoded by the coding sequence GTGAGGCTCGGCGCGGGACTGGTCACCGGCGCGGCGGTGACCGCGCTGCTCGCGGCCGGCGGGATCACGTACGCGGTGGCGCAGGACAGCGGCTCCGACAGTTCGAAGACCCCGTCCGCCGACTCCGCCGACGCCGGGTTCGCGCGCGACATGGCCGTCCACCACCAGCAGGCCGTCGAGATGTCGTACATCGTGCGGGACCGCACGACCGACGAGGAGGTGCGGCGGCTCGCGTACGACATCGCGCAGACGCAGGCCAACCAGCGGGGCATGCTGATCGGCTGGCTGGACCTGTGGGGGCTGCCGAAGGTGTCGGCGCGGGCGCCGATGACCTGGATGGGCATGGGCGGCATGGCGGAGGCGAAGGACGGCGCGCTGATGCCCGGCATGGCGACCAACACCGAGCTGGACAAGCTGCGTTCGCTCAGCGGGAAGCAAGCCGAGGTGTTCTTCCTCCAGTTGATGACCGACCACCACAAGGGCGGCGTCCACATGGCCGAGGGCTGTGTCTCCAAGTGCGCGGTGGGCGTGGAGAAGCGGCTGGCCCAGGGCATGGTCGCGGCGCAGGAGTCGGAGATCCAGCTGATGGCGGGGATGCTGAAGGAGAGGGGCGCGGCGGCACGTCCGTAG
- a CDS encoding DUF3105 domain-containing protein: MGSAKKTGSAERKARIEEMRRAEQARERRTRLLTIAGSVVAVAALVAGGVFVIQKNKDDNDAKAVADAKASGKFEVGSDGVKTWKGTLGRTHVTKKVTYPTVPPVGGDHAAVWMNCNGDVYGKAVNDMNAVHSLEHGAVWVTYNSKAPKADVDALAAKVKKTPYTLMSPDDKQADPIMLTAWGHQRTVTSATDPNVDKFFEKFVQGEQTPEPGAACTGGLDK, from the coding sequence ATGGGTTCCGCTAAGAAGACCGGCAGTGCTGAGCGCAAGGCGCGAATAGAGGAGATGCGCAGGGCCGAGCAGGCGCGGGAGCGGCGCACTCGGCTGCTGACGATCGCCGGGAGCGTGGTGGCCGTCGCCGCGCTGGTCGCGGGCGGTGTGTTCGTGATCCAGAAGAACAAGGACGACAACGACGCGAAGGCCGTCGCGGACGCGAAGGCGTCGGGGAAGTTCGAGGTCGGCTCGGACGGCGTCAAGACGTGGAAGGGCACGCTGGGGCGCACCCACGTGACGAAGAAGGTGACGTACCCGACGGTGCCCCCGGTCGGCGGGGACCACGCCGCGGTGTGGATGAACTGCAACGGCGACGTGTACGGGAAGGCCGTCAACGACATGAACGCCGTGCACTCGCTGGAGCACGGCGCGGTCTGGGTGACGTACAACAGCAAGGCCCCGAAGGCGGACGTCGACGCGCTCGCGGCGAAGGTCAAGAAGACCCCGTACACGCTGATGAGCCCGGACGACAAGCAGGCCGACCCGATCATGCTGACGGCGTGGGGCCACCAGCGGACGGTGACCTCGGCGACCGACCCGAACGTGGACAAGTTCTTCGAGAAGTTCGTCCAGGGCGAGCAGACCCCGGAGCCGGGCGCCGCGTGCACGGGCGGGCTGGACAAGTGA